The Mycobacteriales bacterium genome window below encodes:
- a CDS encoding sensor histidine kinase, with translation MGVTDRVELDDGATMTDVSIRQAGSGPSVQKLRMGQGRPVLLGWMRPLPYALITASLLLAGISDMTDGTPGWRFGAAAGVSVVAAGWTFLMLRRRKDAASLSTRRLAIYFVVRLVLTAALVVINPWFGVYAWFGYPEAIAYFAMPSGLLAIGGTALVAATSYLGGPPTSVGTWVLYFILVAGSIALVGAIGISTLRRIDQQSERDRMMADLVETNERLADALRENRGLQNQLVTQAREAGVLDERARLAGEIHDTLAQALTGIITQLEAAGGAGEVRRDDPRHVTAAIGLARSGLADARRSLHALRPEPLVGSRLPEAVSETAAQWSALSGVPVRLDVTGTVVPLDADREIAALRAAQEGLANVGKHARATKVGLTLSYLENELLIDVRDDGIGFSPLDVARSGGGHSVGLHTMRERLARAGGELQIESEPGEGTALVARVPFGRGDQRR, from the coding sequence GTGGGAGTGACCGACCGGGTGGAACTGGACGACGGTGCGACCATGACCGACGTGAGTATTCGCCAGGCCGGCTCCGGCCCATCCGTACAGAAACTGCGGATGGGCCAGGGCCGGCCCGTCCTGCTCGGCTGGATGCGCCCGCTGCCCTACGCGCTGATCACCGCCTCGCTGTTGCTCGCCGGCATCTCCGACATGACCGACGGCACGCCGGGATGGCGGTTCGGTGCCGCGGCGGGCGTATCCGTCGTCGCCGCGGGGTGGACGTTCCTGATGCTCCGCCGGCGGAAGGACGCCGCGTCACTTTCCACCCGCCGCCTCGCCATCTATTTCGTGGTGCGGCTGGTCCTCACTGCGGCTCTGGTGGTCATCAATCCGTGGTTCGGCGTGTATGCGTGGTTCGGCTACCCGGAGGCGATCGCGTACTTCGCGATGCCGAGCGGGCTGCTCGCGATCGGTGGGACCGCCCTTGTCGCGGCTACCTCCTACCTCGGCGGGCCGCCGACCAGTGTCGGGACCTGGGTGCTCTACTTCATCCTCGTCGCGGGCAGCATCGCGCTGGTCGGGGCGATCGGGATCTCCACCCTTCGCCGGATCGACCAGCAGAGCGAACGCGACCGGATGATGGCCGACCTGGTCGAGACCAACGAGCGCCTGGCGGACGCGCTCCGCGAGAACCGCGGGCTGCAGAACCAACTGGTCACCCAGGCACGCGAGGCCGGAGTGCTCGACGAGCGGGCCCGGCTGGCCGGCGAGATCCACGACACCCTGGCGCAGGCGCTCACCGGGATCATCACCCAGCTCGAGGCGGCCGGCGGTGCCGGCGAGGTCCGCCGGGACGATCCCCGGCACGTGACGGCGGCGATCGGCCTGGCGCGCAGCGGACTGGCCGACGCCCGCCGTTCGCTGCACGCGCTCCGGCCGGAGCCTCTGGTCGGATCCCGGCTGCCGGAGGCGGTCTCCGAGACCGCGGCACAGTGGTCCGCGCTCTCCGGCGTACCGGTGAGGCTCGATGTCACCGGAACCGTCGTCCCGCTCGATGCCGATCGGGAGATCGCTGCGTTGCGGGCGGCGCAAGAGGGCCTCGCGAACGTCGGCAAGCACGCCCGCGCCACGAAGGTAGGACTGACGCTGTCCTATCTGGAGAACGAGTTGCTCATCGATGTCCGCGACGACGGAATCGGCTTCTCCCCGCTTGACGTAGCGCGGTCCGGCGGTGGCCATTCGGTCGGGCTGCACACGATGCGGGAACGGCTGGCCCGAGCCGGCGGCGAACTGCAGATCGAGAGCGAGCCCGGTGAAGGCACGGCACTCGTCGCCCGGGTGCCCTTCGGACGAGGAGATCAGCGCCGATGA
- a CDS encoding response regulator transcription factor: MTSTDDVIRLLIVDDHPVVRDGLRGIFEATDGLEVVGEAGDGSTALSMALALDPDVVLMDLRMPGVGGVDAIRSLRERSVRARVLVLTTYDSDSDVLPAVQAGATGYLLKDAPSSELIRAVRSAHRGEAVLSPSVAGTLMTQVGSVEAAPERPTLSPREVQVLRLVAAGKTNREAAAALFVSETTVKTHLLHLYAKLDVRDRAAAVDAAHRLGLLR, encoded by the coding sequence ATGACATCGACCGACGACGTCATCCGGCTGCTGATCGTCGACGATCATCCGGTGGTGCGTGACGGCCTACGCGGCATCTTCGAGGCCACCGACGGACTGGAGGTTGTGGGCGAGGCGGGTGACGGATCCACCGCACTGTCGATGGCGCTGGCCCTCGACCCGGACGTCGTACTGATGGATCTGCGGATGCCCGGCGTCGGCGGGGTGGACGCGATCCGGTCGTTGCGGGAACGCTCGGTGCGGGCGCGGGTACTGGTGCTGACCACCTACGACTCCGACAGCGACGTACTTCCCGCCGTGCAGGCCGGGGCGACCGGATACCTGCTCAAGGACGCCCCGAGCTCGGAGCTGATCCGGGCCGTGCGGTCAGCGCATCGCGGAGAGGCGGTGCTGTCGCCGTCGGTCGCCGGCACGCTGATGACGCAGGTGGGTTCGGTCGAGGCAGCGCCGGAACGGCCGACACTGAGTCCGCGCGAGGTCCAGGTGCTGCGACTTGTCGCGGCCGGAAAGACCAACCGGGAGGCGGCGGCCGCGCTCTTCGTCAGCGAGACGACGGTCAAGACGCACCTGCTGCACCTCTACGCCAAACTCGACGTCCGCGACCGCGCGGCGGCGGTCGACGCCGCGCACCGGCTCGGCCTGCTGCGCTGA
- a CDS encoding ABC transporter permease, with amino-acid sequence MTSLIAVSDRPAVGRRAGHPTRAVLRNETRLILRDPVGLLWGLVVPLIAFVAISRISALRHPEAGLGGASYLATYQPIIIVFSLTILAINGLPPILGSYRERGVLRRLQATPMPPARLLFVLLTIHLVGAAAVAAVILAVGTIGSGLALPHQLAGWILAYLLTAVAMLGLGVLIAALSPSGKIANGVGGILTFPLLFTAGLWLPLAAMPHALATVSDYSPLGAGVRAMTAAAGGHFPPLSALGTLLAYAVVFCALAVRFFRWE; translated from the coding sequence ATGACCAGCCTCATCGCCGTATCGGACCGCCCCGCCGTCGGGCGCCGGGCCGGCCACCCGACCCGCGCCGTGCTGCGCAACGAGACCCGCCTGATTCTCCGCGACCCCGTGGGACTGCTCTGGGGACTGGTGGTGCCGCTGATCGCGTTCGTCGCCATCAGCCGGATCAGCGCACTCCGCCACCCCGAGGCGGGACTCGGCGGCGCCAGCTACCTGGCCACCTACCAGCCGATCATCATCGTCTTCTCGCTGACGATCCTCGCGATCAACGGACTGCCGCCGATCCTCGGCTCCTACCGGGAACGCGGCGTCCTGCGTCGGCTGCAGGCCACCCCGATGCCGCCCGCCCGGCTGCTCTTCGTCCTGCTCACGATCCATCTGGTCGGAGCCGCCGCGGTGGCGGCCGTGATCCTCGCGGTGGGCACGATCGGCTCCGGCCTGGCGCTGCCCCATCAGCTGGCCGGCTGGATCCTGGCCTACCTGCTCACCGCGGTCGCGATGCTGGGACTCGGTGTCCTGATCGCGGCGCTCTCGCCGTCCGGCAAGATCGCGAACGGGGTCGGCGGCATCCTGACCTTCCCGCTGCTGTTCACCGCCGGGCTCTGGCTGCCACTTGCGGCGATGCCCCACGCGCTCGCCACCGTCAGTGACTACAGCCCGCTGGGTGCCGGCGTACGGGCGATGACCGCGGCGGCGGGAGGCCACTTCCCGCCGCTGTCGGCGCTCGGGACCCTGCTCGCCTACGCGGTGGTCTTCTGCGCGCTGGCGGTCCGGTTCTTCCGGTGGGAGTGA